The following are from one region of the Synechococcales cyanobacterium T60_A2020_003 genome:
- a CDS encoding DUF2499 domain-containing protein, whose protein sequence is MHALSIPTWVIHISSVIEWVAAIWLIWLYADVKKNPAWRWLAVAMLPLLISAMSACTWHYFDNAANLEWLVTLQAATTVVGNTTLCLAAWWIWHTSPKADHSP, encoded by the coding sequence ATGCACGCGTTATCAATTCCAACCTGGGTCATCCACATCTCCAGCGTGATTGAATGGGTCGCCGCCATTTGGCTGATTTGGCTGTATGCCGACGTGAAAAAAAATCCGGCATGGCGTTGGCTAGCCGTCGCTATGTTGCCCCTTTTGATCAGCGCCATGTCCGCCTGCACCTGGCATTACTTCGACAACGCCGCAAACCTAGAATGGTTAGTGACCCTGCAAGCTGCCACGACGGTTGTAGGCAATACAACGCTGTGCCTAGCCGCCTGGTGGATCTGGCACACCTCCCCCAAAGCCGATCACTCCCCTTAA